DNA from Granulicella arctica:
ATTGCGATATGTGTGCAGCAGAGAAGCAGGCGACCAACTCCTGGTTTGTCGCCTATGACCATGGCGGCGAGTTGAAGGTGCGCGGCTGGGAGTCGAAGAAGAACTCGCCGAAGGGTGCCAAGCATCTGTGCGGACAGAAGTGTGCGCAGCGCATGATGGCCAACTTCATTGCGACGCTGATGGCGGCGAGTCATAGCAACGAGCAGAGTAAGGAGCCGATGGTTGAGGTCTCCTCTCAGGCTGCGGCGACTGTGGGCATGGAAGCTGACGATCGATTGGGGCGGTTGGACCGATCCGAGCGCTTCGGACGTGCCGACCGTGCATCGCAGGGGCTCTCTGCCCGCGAGATGGCCGACATCGAAGCCGAGTCCTGGGCAGGTCCGGCGCGGCTCAAGGAAGACGCCTGGGAGATGCAGAACAACAAGCTGCGTCAACAGAGCGAAAACTATCTGCACGAGACACGCATGAAGGCGCCCGCGTCGAGCCGCATGGATCGGATGGCCTAGGCGTTGGTTTCAGAAGCCTGCTGGAGACGTGTGCGTTAGTTGAGCCGTTGGAGGCGGGCGATCAGCTTCTCCGCCAGCGGCTCGCCCGACTCCGTCCAGAGCAGGCGGCTCGAGATGCCGCAGTGCTTCTCGACCGAGAGCGTGAACGCCAGCAGCATCTCGATATTCTGCTGGATGTGCTTGGCCGCCAGCTCGTCCAGCTCCGCATCCTCGAGCACCCACGGCGTATCCAGCCCGAAGTCCACGCGGATGTGGCCGTTCTGCTCGAAGCTGGCGTCGTCGAACTCCGGTCCGAAGCCGAAGATTCGCACGGTAGCGGGTTCGAGCTTCCATACCGTCTCCAGGCCATCCTCGCCGTCTGCTAGTCCTGGTGACCAGAGCTTCCACTGCATCTCGAACTCGTAGGCCATGTCTTCATGGAGCTGTTCGGTCGCCTCGGCCACGGCGTTCTCGATGATCGAGTCGGAGGTGTCCTCGGAGCGGTCGTCGTTCACATAGATGCGCTGGTAGGTGGGTGCCTCGGTAAAGCCGATGGGGTATACGGAGGCTGCGGCGACGCGGCTCTCTTTGCTGATGAGGGCAAACTGGCGCAGCACGGAGATGAGCGCGGCCGGAAGCGCCTCGAAGCGAAAATTGGGAAACCAGAGGCTAAGGTAGAGCTGATCGGCCATGCCTTATTCTACCGCCCGGGTGAGGCAATCGGCTTGTGGATGCGTCCAACCTGTGCCCGGATGAGAAGATAGAACGGATGCGTATTTCAGTAGAGAGGCTGCGGGTTTGGCTGGTGGTTGGTGTGGCCCTTCTGGTGCTGGTGATCGCCGGCTTTCTGGGCTATGCGCACTACCGGGCGCACCGTTTCCTTGCAGGTTTGCCCGGCAAGCTCGGCGTCGATATCCGCCGCGAGACGAACGGCTACACCTATTCGCAGTCACTCGGCGGCAAGACCGTCATGACCCTCCATGCCTCGAAGGCGGTTGAGCATAATAACGGCAAGCTCACCCTGCATGATGTCAGCATGATCCTCTACGGTCGGAAGCATGATCGGGCGGATCGCATCTCCGGCAGCGAGTTCGAGTACGATCAGTCCTCCGGGGTCGTACGCGCGACGGGTGAGGTCCACATCGATCTCGAGGCACCACCTTCCGCTACCGCATCTGCAAAGAAGACGCCCAGCGCTCTCCCCTTTGCGGACGATCTCGAAGGAGAGAGCACCCGCGTCATTCATGTTCGGACCAGCGGTCTGGTCTATCTACAGAAGCTTGGCGTCGCCGCGACCGATCAGGACCTCGAGTTCCGCTTTGCCGGCATGATCGGCCACGCCACCGGCGCGGAGTACAACTCGGATACCGGCGTTCTCATCCTCCAGTCCAACGTAAAGACCAACGGCATCCAGCATGGGACGCCGGTAGTCCTTACGGCCTCTCACGCCGAGCTGGAGCGAGATACGCAGCTCGCCCTGCTCACTCAGGCGAAGTACACCTCGCCGGGGCAGACCGCTCGGGCCGACCACGCCGTCGTGCACCTCCGCAAGGAAGGCTCTCCCGAGCGCATCGAGGCCGAAGGCAACGTCGTCCTCGAGAGCCCGACCGCCGGAACCATGGTCGCGCCGCACGGGGATATCCTGCTGAACCCGGCGGGTCAGGCGCAGAGCGCACACTTCTTCGGGGGAGCGAACTATGAGGACATCGACAGTCTCCGCGAGGCGAAGAGTCAGGCGCAGGACGTTCGCGTTGCCTTCGACGCCGTTGGCCGCCCACAGAACGTCGTCCTTACCGGTACAGTCCACGTCAACGAGCGTGTCCGCGCAACGAACGCTGCTCCCTGGAGCACACGCGACGCCACTGCTGGCAAGATGACCTTCGCCCTCGTCCATGACGGCACCGGCAAGCGCAGTCAACTACGCGAGGCCGAAGCCACCTCCTCGGCTCACCTCGCGCTGGTGAGCGATGTCGGCACTGCAGCCTCATCGAAGAGCGACCTCTCCGGCGATCTCCTCCACGGACATTTCTCCGGCGAAGGCAAGTCCGCGCAGCTCACTGACGTCCACGGCACTGGCCACACCTTCCTGCACCGCGTCAGCGCGCAGGGAGCAGACCAGACCAGCTCTGGCGATACCCTCGATGTTACCCTCCGGCCTGCCCGCAAAGGGGCCAACCCGCAGAAGCGTGCGGCGAACCAGACCGGCACCGAGGAGATCGCCAAAGCGACGCAATCCGGCCATGTTGTGCTGACCAGCAAAGCCGCTCCTAAGCCCGGAGAGAAGACTCTACCGACGACGAGCAGGGCCACGGCCGATCTCGCCGTATACGATGGCGACGCGGACGATCTGACCCTCACCGGTCAGGCCCAGGTCGTCGATGACGCGAGCACCCTTTCGGCCAGCAAGATCGTCATGCAGCATGAGAGTGGCGATGCAACCGCCGAGGGCATGGTCAAGGCGAACTATGTGCAGCCGAACGCCACAGAGCCGGTCCACATCCTCTCCGACCACGCTGAGCTGAAGCACGCCGCCCAGCGCGCGATCTTCTACGGCGTACCGGGTAAACCGGCTCGCCTCTGGCAGGGAGCCTCACAGGTCGAAGCACCTATCCTCGACCTCGAGAAGCAGCAGCGCCGGTTGACCGCACGCGCTGCCGCCGCCGCGACAACCCCACAGGTTCACGCCGTATTGGTCGGTAACAGCGCGGCAAAGCCCGGCAAGCCCGCTCGCTCGTCTGTCGTGCGCATCGCCAGCCAGACGATGGTCTACCTTGATCAGGCGCGGCAGGTCGACTTCAACGGCGATGTCAAGGTTGAAGACCTGGATGGCACGCTGCGCGCTCGTCTGGCGACCGCCTACCTTCAGCCTGCACCGCCAAGTGGTCCGGCAGCATCCAAGAGTCCTGTGGCAGCATCGAAGAGTACTCCCAGCAAAGGCGCCCCGACGGGTTTCTTCGGAGGAAGCGTGGAGCGTATCGTGGCCAAGGGTAAGATTGAGATGGAGCAGCCCGGACGCCGCGCCTCGGGAGAGCAGCTCGTCTACACCGCAAGCGATGGCATGTTCGTCCTTAGCGGAACCCCCGCCGCCCTGCCCAGGTTGATCGACGAGGTACAGGGAACCGTCACCGGAACCTCCCTCCGCTTTCACACCGGCGATGATATGGTCACGGTCATCGGCGGAGGCGCGGACAACCCCAGCCAAAGAGTCCATACAGTGACAAAGGTTAAACAGAAGTGATACGCACGTTGGCAACACAGGAGATTGGCAAGTCGTACGGCGGCCGCGAGGTCGTGCGCGGTGTCAGCCTGGAGATTCAGCAGGGCGAGGTTGTTGGCCTCCTCGGGCCCAACGGCGCGGGCAAGACCACCAGCTTTTACATGATCGTCGGCCTCGTTCGACCCGATGCCGGGCGTATTCTGTCCGACGGCAACGACATCACCACTCTGCCCATGTACCTCCGCGCCCGCAACTGCGGCATCAGCTACCTTCCGCAGGAGCCCTCGGTCTTCCGCAAACTCACCGTCGAAGAGAACATCCTCGCCGTTCTTGAAGCCCAGCAGCTTAGCTGGGAGACCCGCCGCACCCGTACCGAAAGGCTGCTCGAGCAGTTGAGCCTCGGCCACGTACGCAAGACGCGTGGCTATGCCCTCTCCGGTGGTGAGCGCCGCCGCGTCGAAATCGCCCGCTGTCTCGCCATCCAGCCCGCCTTCATCCTGCTAGACGAGCCCTTCTCTGGCATCGATCCCATCGCTGTCCTTGAATTACAGGAGATCATCTTCGCCCTCAAGGCCAGCGGCATCGGTGTCCTCATTACGGACCACAACGTCCGCGAAACCCTCGCCGTTACCGACCGCGCCTACATTATCGCGGAGGGAAAAATCTTTCGTACCGGTACCCCCCGCGATCTGGCGCGTGACCCTGATGTCCGGCGCCTGTACCTTGGGGAAGGGTTCTCGATGGATTGAGGTACCGGCACCCTGTAACAGCAGGAAAACCCCAGTGCGTATAGACTGTGTCCAATCCTCATGGCTGAGATCACTTCAAGTGCGGGAGACAACCGCGAACATTGCCGTTCACGTAGACCGCCGATTATCCTGAGCTTCTGAAAGGCTGAACGTGTACCTGCAACCCAAGCTGAATGTCAAAGTCTCGCAACGCCAGGTGCTGACGCCCGGCCTTGTGCAGATGGTCAGCGTTCTCGCGCTGAACAAGCTTGAGCTGAAGGAGATGATCAACTCCGAGATGGTGGAGAACCCTGTGCTCGAGGAGATGGAGGAGTCTTCCATCTCGCTTGAAGAGCGCTCAGGCATCGAGGGCGACCGGGAGCGCTCCGCCGAGGATGTCGCCGCTGAGGGCGTCCGTGCCGAGAAAGATCCCTTCGACGAGATCGACTTCGGCAGCTATTTTCAGGATTACCTCGACCCCGGCTTCCGCACTACGTCGAATTTTGAAGAATCCGACAAGCCTTCCTTCGAAAACTTTCTCTCGCAGCCCAGCCACCTCAGCGATCATCTCGCCTGGCAGCTTGGATCGCTGACATTGTCTCCCATCGTGCGTGCAGCAGCCGAGCTGATCGTTGGCAATCTCGATGAAAACGGCTACCTCACCGCATCCGAGGACGAACTGGTCGAGGCGCTGCTCCTGTTCAAGGTGCCCGTTCGCCACGAGCCTATCCCTTTCGAGCGCGGAGCAAAGAGCCGCCTGACACACCTCTGGCTGGCCGAGCGAGCCTCCGCCGACGATCACGCAGAGACAGTGCATCTTGCCGCCAGCGAGGAAAAAAGCGAGCGCGCCCTCGCATATTTGGCCATTGACGAGGCCCGCTCCATCGTCCATCAGCTCGACCCGCTCGGCGTCGGCGCGCGCGATCTCCGCGAATGCCTCCTCATCCAGATTCGGGCGCAGAAGCGCGAGGCGCAGCTTGTCCTTCGTCGCCGGCAAGCCCATGAAGCGGCCAGAGCAGCGTCGAGCCCTGCCCCGGAAGACCACGCGGACGGGGAAGACTATGCCGCAGCCGCCAGCATCCCCTCCACGCCTGCGCCCGACCAGACCAACATCTTTGAGACCGCCAAACACATCGTCTCCAACTGCCTCCAGCTCCTTCAAAAGAAGGACATGCGCGAGCTGACCAAAAGCTGCGGCGGCTCCGCCGAAGAGATGCAGGCCGCGGTGGACTACATCCGCACCCTTGACCCGCGCCCCGGACAGCGCTACAACCAGAGCGAGACCCGCCTCATCGAACCCGATGTTGCCTTCGTCAAACGCGACGACACCTACGTCGTCCTGATGAACGAAGAGGACATGCCCGTTCTTCGTCTCAACCAGGGCTACCGCAAGATGCTCCGTCAGAAGCAGACCGAAAAAGAGGTGCGCGAGTACGTCAAGGATCGCTACAAGTCCGCTATCCAGCTCCTGCGCAACATTGAGCAGCGTAAGAACACCATCGTCCGCACCTGCGATGTCATCGTCCGGCGTCAGTCCGAGTTCCTCGAGCACGGCGAGCAGTCACTCAAGCCGATGATGATCAAGGAGGTCGCCGAGGAGATCGGCGTCCATCCCTCCACAGTCAGCCGTGCCGTGTCTAACAAGTACGTTCACACCCCGCAGGGCGTCTACGAGCTGCGCTTCTTCTTCTCCGAGGGCGTCAACGGCCCCGAGGGAGCCGACCTGCCCCTCGTGCTCCTCAAGCGCAAGGTCAAAAAGCTCATCGAGGAGGAGGACCCGCGCAAGCCCCTCACCGACGACCAGCTCGCCGCCGAGCTTCAGAAACAGGGTATCCAGGTCACTCGCCGCACCGTCGCCAAATATCGGGAAGATTTGCAGATTCCCAGCACGCATCAGCGACGCGTAAGGTGATCGACTTTCAATAGAGTGCGTCTAAGGTGTAGAACGTGTAACCGAGGTGAGCACAATGAAGGTTGAGTACACAGGAAGACAGACCACCATCAACAAGAAGCTGAAGGCGCAGGCCGAAGCAGGCCTCGAGCGGATTGCCAAGGTAGTGGGCAGAACCGCCAGCGCACACGTCATCCTGAGCGAGGACAAATATCGCCAGATCGCCGAAGTGTCGGTTGTGACCGGCGGCCACAGCCTCGTGGCAACCTGTAAATCCGCGGAGATGACCACCGCGCTTCACGATGCATTGGCCAAGGTCGAGCAACAGGCCATCCGCTATAAGAAGAAGTTCACCACCCTCAAACGTCACCCCAAGGACGACAAGAACGTCACAAACGTGGCTGCCGGCGAGGCCGAGAAGATCGAGAGTCCCGTGAAGCGCGTTTCGGCCAAAAAGGTCGCCGCCAAGACCAGCGCGGCGCGCAAGGCCGTCTCCATGGTCGTCCACTCCTTCCCCTCGAAGACGCCTCTGATCGAGCCGCATGTTGTCCGCTCGATCGACAGCGCCGCCATGCGCCCTATGACCTTCGAAGAGGCCGTCAAGGAGGCTGCCTTCCGCGACCGCGACGTCTTCGTCTTCCGCGATCACGCGAATCAGGTCCTCATCCTGCACCGCAAGCGCGACGGCAAGGTCGAGCTCATCGAAGTCCCGTAGCTAAGCGGGCCTGCATCCCCACAAGGTGCAGGCCCATTCTTTGCAGCGATAACGATCCTCCATCTGTGTTCATACCTGCATCCACCACGGATGCTAGGATTTCAGCATGCCACGCAAGCAAGCCGCGAAGAAGCCCGCGAAGCAGACAGGTTCCGCATCGCAGCCGCCTACTAAGGGCGAACTTGTCATCCTCACCGGCATGTCCGGCTCGGGCAAAGCCTCCGCGCTCAAGGCGTTCGAAGACCTCGGCTACTACTCGGTCGACAACCTACCCCTCGACCTGGTCCCCCGCTTCGCCGACCTTGTCCGCCAGTCCACTGAGATCGAGCGCGCCGCGTTGGTCGTGGATGTGCGCGAGGGCATACGTCTTGATGAGTTTCCTGCCATCCTCAAGCGCGTCCGCAAGGTCCTTCCGACGCGCGTCGTCTTCCTCGAGGCCGACGAGGACGTCCTGATCCGCCGCTTCTCTGAAACGCGTCGACCGCATCCGCTAGGGAGGGGGGAGATGGTCGTCAAGTCCATTCGCGCCGAGCGCAAGCGCCTCGACCCCATCCGCAACGTCGCCGACATCCTCCTCGACACGACCCGGTTCAACGTCCACGAGCTCCGCGCCCACATCAACGCCCAGTTCGAGCGCGAGGACTCCGACAGCAAAGAGCGCAACCTCACCATCTCTTCCACCAGCTTCGGCTTTAAGAACGGCGTTCCCGCCGACGCCGACCTCGTCTTCGACGTGCGCTTCCTCCCCAATCCGCACTTCGTCCCCGAGTTCCGCAAGCTCACCGGCCGTCACCCCAAGGTCGCGAAGTATGTTCGGCAGTTTCCCCAGACGCAGGAGTTCCTCGAAAAAACCACCGAGATGCTCGAATTCCTTCTGCCCCACTACATTACGGAGGGTAAGAGCTACCTCACCGTCGCCTTTGGCTGCACCGGCGGCCAGCACCGGTCGGTCTTTATTGCTGAGGAGATGAAGAAGCGCCTCACCCACGCAGGCTACCGCGTCAAATCCGCCCACCGCGATATGCCGCGCTCCTGAGCGCTGCGTTTTAGAATAGAAAGGTGCACCCAGCAATGATCACCGCCCGGAGAGTGAACGTTTGAAGCGCCTCTGGCGGTTACTGCTCTACGTTCGTCCTTATGCCCTCTACTCGCTGGCTTCCGTCGTCCTCATGGCGCTGGTCGGCGCAATGGCGGCGTTCCGCATCATGCTCGTCAAGCCGATCTTCGAGAGGGTGCTCAGTCCGGACTCCTCCAAGACGAACGTGTTGGTCTTTAACATTCCCCGTCTTTCGCATCCGCTGGACCTGAATTTCCTCGTCCCCAGCCACTTCCACAACGCCTGGACGATCATCGCCTACGCGCTCGTCGTCTCCGCGGTCGTCAAGTCCATCTGCGACTACCTCGGCACCTACCTGGTCAACTACGCCGGCTTCGGCATGATCACCGACCTTCGCAACGACCTCTACGACGCCGTCCTTCGCCGCTCCGTAGGCTTCTTCCAGAAGCACACCACCGGCACGCTGCTTTCGACACTCATCAACGACATCGAGCGCGTCCAGATGGCGATGTCGACGGTGCTCAGCGAGTTCCTGCAACAGCTCTTCACCCTCCTCTTCATGATCGGTGCGGTCATCGTGCTCGGCGGCAAGATGGCCTGGGTGTTGTTGCTCTTCATCCCTGTCGTCATCTCGTCTGCACGGCGTATCGGCCGCCGTGTCCGCCAGACCACCCGCAAGGGCCAGGACAAGCTCGCCGAGATCCAGAACATCCTCCACGAGACCATCACCGGCAATCGCATCGTCAAGGCCTTCGGCATGGAGCTGTGGGAGATGACGCGCTTCCGCAAGGCTGCCAGCCGACTCTTCCGCGCCAATCTCAAGTCCGTCAGCGTGCAGGCCATCAGTTCGCCGCTCATGGATGCCATCGGCTCCATCGCCATCGCGCTGCTGCTCTACATCGGTCGCCGCCAGATCGTCAGCCACTCCATGTCGGCTGGCGACTTCATCGCCTTCCTCTTCGCGGTCTTCTCCCTCTACGACCCCGTCCGTAAGTTCGCCGCCTTCTACAACAGCTTCCAGCAGGCACTCGGTGCCAGCGAAGAGATCTTCAAGTTTATGGATGCGCAAGACGACGTGCAGGAGAAGAAACGCGCCCACGTTCTCAAGGGTTTTCACGAGAGCATCTGCTTCGACCACGTCGGCTTCGCCTATCAGACCGACGGTGAAGTGAAGCAGGTCCTCCACGACATCAACCTATGCGTCAGGCCTGGTGAGGTCATCGCCTTCGTCGGGCCCAGCGGTGCAGGGAAGTCCTCGCTCGTCAACCTCATCCCGCGTTTCTTCGACGTCAACGAGGGCCGCATCACCATCGACGGCTACGACCTCCGCGATGTCACCATCGACTCGCTCCGCAAGCAGATCGGCAAGGTCACGCAGGAGATCGTTCTCTTCAACGACACCGTCCGCAACAACATCGCCTACGGACAGCCGGACGTTCCCATCGCCCGCGTCGAAGAGGCCGCAAAGATGGCGCTCGCGCACGACTTCATCCTGAACATGCCCGACGGCTACAACACGCAGATCGGCGAGAAGGGAACGCGCCTCTCCGGCGGCGAGCGGCAGCGCCTCGCCATCGCCCGCGCCATCCTCAAGAACGCCCCTATCCTCGTCCTCGATGAAGCCACCTCAGCCCTCGATACCGAGAGCGAACACTTCGTCCAGGCCGCCCTCGCCAACCTCATGCAGGGGCGCACCGTCTTCGTCATCGCGCATCGCTTGTCTACCGTCCGCCGGGCCACACGCATCGCGGTGATCGAGCGCGGCCAGATCGTCGAGATGGGCACCCACGACGAGCTCATCGAGCACTCCGGCAGCTACCGCCGCCTCTACGACATGCAGTTCGCGAACGACGATCTCATCCCCGTCGGCGCCGTACCAGCCGAGCTCGAGGGCATGGCATGAACCACGTTTACTCGATGACCGGCTTCGCCACCGCGCAGTCGCAGACCGAGGACGGTCTCGGCTTCACCCTCACGCTGAAGAGCGTCAACCACCGCTTCCTCGACCTCTCCCTGCGCTTGCCGCCCAACTGCGACGAGCTCGAGATCGCCCTTCGCCGTGTGCTCAAAGAGTCCCTTCGTCGCGGCCACGTCGATGTCACCTTGCAGCTCATCCGCGGCAGCGAGGGCACCTCGCAGCTTCAGCTCAACGACGAGCTCCTCGCCGCCCACATCGCCGCCTTTCATAAGGCTGCCGCGCAGTATGGCGTCACCGCCGAGCCCGACCTCAACGTGATCCTCCGCCACCCCGGCGTCCTGCGCGCCGAAACCGTCTCTACCCTCGAGAGTCCCGCCGCGCTTCAGACGACCGTCCTCGCGCTTCTGCCCGAACTCATTCAGCGCCTTAACCAAGTCCGCGCGCAGGAGGGAGCTTCGCTCGTCGCCGAACTCCGCGCCGCCATGCTCCGCCTCGAAGCCCTCGCCGCCGAAGTGACTACCTTCCGTACCGATATCCGCGCCACCTACGTCGAGCGCATACGCTCCCGTATGGCCGAGCTGCTCGAAGGTGGCATCCCCGAAGACCGCCTCCTCGCCGAAGCCGCCCTCCTCGCCGAGCGCTCCGATATCGACGAAGAGCTCGTCCGCCTCCAGACCCACATCACGCGCTTCCTTACCCTGCTTAGCGATGGCGGCGAACTCGGCAAGCGCCTCGACTTCCTCCTGCAAGAGCTCAACCGCGAGGCCAACACGCTCCTCTCAAAGACCAGCGGAGCCATCGGCGGCAACGGCCTCCGCATCACCGAGCTTGGCCTCGAGATGAAACTTGAGATCGAAAAGGCCCGCGAACAGGTTCAGAACCTCGAGTAACGAATCACACGGGCCCCTACCAGTTACACTGCTAGCAACACCATGGCAGGCATCCTCTTCATCATCTCCGCCCCTTCCGGTTCCGGTAAGTCCACACTGGTCACGCAGCTCCGCACGCTCGTCGAAGGGCTCGATTTCTCCATCTCCTACACCACCCGCGCCCCACGCGGCTCCGAGGAGAACGGCCGCGAGTACCACTTCACCACGCGCGAGGAGTTCGAGCGCATGATCGCAGCGGATGAATTCTTCGAGTGGGCCCAGGTCTTCGGCAACTACTACGGCACCGCGCTCTCCGCGCTCGACCACGCCCGCGACAACGGCAAGGACCTCCTGCTCGACATCGACGTCCAGGGCGCCGTGCAGGTCATGCAGAAGCTCCCCGCCGCTGTCTCTATCTTCATCCTGCCACCCAGCCCGCAGGTGCTCGAGATGCGCCTCCGCAATCGCAGCGAGGCCGAAAAGATGACCGGCCACACCGTCAGCGAGGATGTCATCGAGCGCCGCCTCTCGCAGGCCCGAGAAGAGCTGAGCCGGATCGGCAACTACAAGTACGCCCTCGTCAACGATGTCCTCGATCAGGCCGTCTCCGAGATGCGCGCCGTCGTCCTCACCGAGCGCGGCGTCCACGACGGCGTCCAGGCCCTCGCCGCCACCTGCCGCACCACCAATGCATCACCGCGCCTTCAGGCCGCCCTCAACAGCTTCGCCTAGAAATCGCTAGGCGTATCCGTTGGGATAGGGTAGATTCAATTCACCGAGGAAAATCTATGACCCCTGAAAGTCCTTTTCAGAACAAGTACAGCCTGGTGAAGGGTGCTGCACGTCGTGCACGCCAGTTGCAGTCCGGCGCTATACCGCTCGTCGCCTCGAAGTCCATGAAGGCCTGCCGCGTCGCTCAGGACGAGATCCGCAGCGGCCACGTCAAGTTCGTTCTGCCGGAGAAGGTCATTCCGCCGGTCGTCGACATCCACCACTAGCCTCGACGCTGCCATCGCGCTGTACCATA
Protein-coding regions in this window:
- a CDS encoding LptA/OstA family protein, which gives rise to MRISVERLRVWLVVGVALLVLVIAGFLGYAHYRAHRFLAGLPGKLGVDIRRETNGYTYSQSLGGKTVMTLHASKAVEHNNGKLTLHDVSMILYGRKHDRADRISGSEFEYDQSSGVVRATGEVHIDLEAPPSATASAKKTPSALPFADDLEGESTRVIHVRTSGLVYLQKLGVAATDQDLEFRFAGMIGHATGAEYNSDTGVLILQSNVKTNGIQHGTPVVLTASHAELERDTQLALLTQAKYTSPGQTARADHAVVHLRKEGSPERIEAEGNVVLESPTAGTMVAPHGDILLNPAGQAQSAHFFGGANYEDIDSLREAKSQAQDVRVAFDAVGRPQNVVLTGTVHVNERVRATNAAPWSTRDATAGKMTFALVHDGTGKRSQLREAEATSSAHLALVSDVGTAASSKSDLSGDLLHGHFSGEGKSAQLTDVHGTGHTFLHRVSAQGADQTSSGDTLDVTLRPARKGANPQKRAANQTGTEEIAKATQSGHVVLTSKAAPKPGEKTLPTTSRATADLAVYDGDADDLTLTGQAQVVDDASTLSASKIVMQHESGDATAEGMVKANYVQPNATEPVHILSDHAELKHAAQRAIFYGVPGKPARLWQGASQVEAPILDLEKQQRRLTARAAAAATTPQVHAVLVGNSAAKPGKPARSSVVRIASQTMVYLDQARQVDFNGDVKVEDLDGTLRARLATAYLQPAPPSGPAASKSPVAASKSTPSKGAPTGFFGGSVERIVAKGKIEMEQPGRRASGEQLVYTASDGMFVLSGTPAALPRLIDEVQGTVTGTSLRFHTGDDMVTVIGGGADNPSQRVHTVTKVKQK
- the lptB gene encoding LPS export ABC transporter ATP-binding protein, with amino-acid sequence MRTLATQEIGKSYGGREVVRGVSLEIQQGEVVGLLGPNGAGKTTSFYMIVGLVRPDAGRILSDGNDITTLPMYLRARNCGISYLPQEPSVFRKLTVEENILAVLEAQQLSWETRRTRTERLLEQLSLGHVRKTRGYALSGGERRRVEIARCLAIQPAFILLDEPFSGIDPIAVLELQEIIFALKASGIGVLITDHNVRETLAVTDRAYIIAEGKIFRTGTPRDLARDPDVRRLYLGEGFSMD
- the rpoN gene encoding RNA polymerase factor sigma-54, with the protein product MYLQPKLNVKVSQRQVLTPGLVQMVSVLALNKLELKEMINSEMVENPVLEEMEESSISLEERSGIEGDRERSAEDVAAEGVRAEKDPFDEIDFGSYFQDYLDPGFRTTSNFEESDKPSFENFLSQPSHLSDHLAWQLGSLTLSPIVRAAAELIVGNLDENGYLTASEDELVEALLLFKVPVRHEPIPFERGAKSRLTHLWLAERASADDHAETVHLAASEEKSERALAYLAIDEARSIVHQLDPLGVGARDLRECLLIQIRAQKREAQLVLRRRQAHEAARAASSPAPEDHADGEDYAAAASIPSTPAPDQTNIFETAKHIVSNCLQLLQKKDMRELTKSCGGSAEEMQAAVDYIRTLDPRPGQRYNQSETRLIEPDVAFVKRDDTYVVLMNEEDMPVLRLNQGYRKMLRQKQTEKEVREYVKDRYKSAIQLLRNIEQRKNTIVRTCDVIVRRQSEFLEHGEQSLKPMMIKEVAEEIGVHPSTVSRAVSNKYVHTPQGVYELRFFFSEGVNGPEGADLPLVLLKRKVKKLIEEEDPRKPLTDDQLAAELQKQGIQVTRRTVAKYREDLQIPSTHQRRVR
- the hpf gene encoding ribosome hibernation-promoting factor, HPF/YfiA family, which codes for MKVEYTGRQTTINKKLKAQAEAGLERIAKVVGRTASAHVILSEDKYRQIAEVSVVTGGHSLVATCKSAEMTTALHDALAKVEQQAIRYKKKFTTLKRHPKDDKNVTNVAAGEAEKIESPVKRVSAKKVAAKTSAARKAVSMVVHSFPSKTPLIEPHVVRSIDSAAMRPMTFEEAVKEAAFRDRDVFVFRDHANQVLILHRKRDGKVELIEVP
- the rapZ gene encoding RNase adapter RapZ yields the protein MPRKQAAKKPAKQTGSASQPPTKGELVILTGMSGSGKASALKAFEDLGYYSVDNLPLDLVPRFADLVRQSTEIERAALVVDVREGIRLDEFPAILKRVRKVLPTRVVFLEADEDVLIRRFSETRRPHPLGRGEMVVKSIRAERKRLDPIRNVADILLDTTRFNVHELRAHINAQFEREDSDSKERNLTISSTSFGFKNGVPADADLVFDVRFLPNPHFVPEFRKLTGRHPKVAKYVRQFPQTQEFLEKTTEMLEFLLPHYITEGKSYLTVAFGCTGGQHRSVFIAEEMKKRLTHAGYRVKSAHRDMPRS
- a CDS encoding ABC transporter ATP-binding protein, coding for MKRLWRLLLYVRPYALYSLASVVLMALVGAMAAFRIMLVKPIFERVLSPDSSKTNVLVFNIPRLSHPLDLNFLVPSHFHNAWTIIAYALVVSAVVKSICDYLGTYLVNYAGFGMITDLRNDLYDAVLRRSVGFFQKHTTGTLLSTLINDIERVQMAMSTVLSEFLQQLFTLLFMIGAVIVLGGKMAWVLLLFIPVVISSARRIGRRVRQTTRKGQDKLAEIQNILHETITGNRIVKAFGMELWEMTRFRKAASRLFRANLKSVSVQAISSPLMDAIGSIAIALLLYIGRRQIVSHSMSAGDFIAFLFAVFSLYDPVRKFAAFYNSFQQALGASEEIFKFMDAQDDVQEKKRAHVLKGFHESICFDHVGFAYQTDGEVKQVLHDINLCVRPGEVIAFVGPSGAGKSSLVNLIPRFFDVNEGRITIDGYDLRDVTIDSLRKQIGKVTQEIVLFNDTVRNNIAYGQPDVPIARVEEAAKMALAHDFILNMPDGYNTQIGEKGTRLSGGERQRLAIARAILKNAPILVLDEATSALDTESEHFVQAALANLMQGRTVFVIAHRLSTVRRATRIAVIERGQIVEMGTHDELIEHSGSYRRLYDMQFANDDLIPVGAVPAELEGMA
- a CDS encoding YicC/YloC family endoribonuclease; the protein is MNHVYSMTGFATAQSQTEDGLGFTLTLKSVNHRFLDLSLRLPPNCDELEIALRRVLKESLRRGHVDVTLQLIRGSEGTSQLQLNDELLAAHIAAFHKAAAQYGVTAEPDLNVILRHPGVLRAETVSTLESPAALQTTVLALLPELIQRLNQVRAQEGASLVAELRAAMLRLEALAAEVTTFRTDIRATYVERIRSRMAELLEGGIPEDRLLAEAALLAERSDIDEELVRLQTHITRFLTLLSDGGELGKRLDFLLQELNREANTLLSKTSGAIGGNGLRITELGLEMKLEIEKAREQVQNLE
- the gmk gene encoding guanylate kinase, which encodes MAGILFIISAPSGSGKSTLVTQLRTLVEGLDFSISYTTRAPRGSEENGREYHFTTREEFERMIAADEFFEWAQVFGNYYGTALSALDHARDNGKDLLLDIDVQGAVQVMQKLPAAVSIFILPPSPQVLEMRLRNRSEAEKMTGHTVSEDVIERRLSQAREELSRIGNYKYALVNDVLDQAVSEMRAVVLTERGVHDGVQALAATCRTTNASPRLQAALNSFA
- the rpoZ gene encoding DNA-directed RNA polymerase subunit omega, whose protein sequence is MTPESPFQNKYSLVKGAARRARQLQSGAIPLVASKSMKACRVAQDEIRSGHVKFVLPEKVIPPVVDIHH